TGCAACAAATTGGAAAGCTGTTACAATTGAAGATCAGCTTGATAAAGCCTTAGATCCAGATTTAAACTCATTTGCTTTAAATGGTATCCTCATTCCAGAAACTAAGGTTGAATTTAATGAAGAAACCAGACTATTGAAGGTTAAAGTCGGAGATTTAGGCTCAAACAAGAAAGTAAAATTAACATTTAATACTCGAGTAAATAAAACGGGGATTAATCGTACTATTTTCAATAAAGCAACTATCATAGGAAATTCACCAAGAGAAGTCGAGCCTTTTAAAGTTGGTCCAGAAAATCCAACAGCAGCCAAACAGAAAATTCAAACTATCTCAAATAAAATTGCCAATCCAGGTGGCCCGGTTTTTGGCGTTCTAGAATTAGTTTCAACACCGACGACTATTTCTTTTGGAGAGGATTTGAAAATCGCTCCAACGAAGCAACGCTATCCAGTTACGGAAATGAGCGGTGGGTTAACAGTTCAAGATTCACGAGCGGTTAAGGCCAGTTGGAGTATTACAGCTAGAATGACAAGCATATTAGAAAGTGCGGAAGGCAAAAAATTACCTAATGCAATGCACTATACTTACAATGGCATAGATCAAATTTTAGGAACAGATTCAATAGTAGTTTATCAGCATACAAGTACAAATGAGGACCCTTTATCAATTTCAGATAGTTGGAATGTGCAAGAAGGATTGAATTTACAAATCCCAGCTGGAAGAGTCTATCCAGGACGTTATCGAGGAACCATTGAATGGACTTTACAAGATACTCCAGAAACTAAGTAAGGAGCCAAGGCAGTCTTAGTTGATGTGGAAAGTGTTAACTGGTGCTGAGAATGACTACGATTTATTTGCAAATGAACTAATTGCTTCATTAAAGAAGAAAATAGTCAGATTATCATCTAAATAAAAGGTTTTCCTAGGTATGCAATTCCATACCATTTAGGAAAACCTTTTTTATTCGCAGTAAAAACTGAGGATACAGAAGAGGATTTAATCCAATGATTGTGATAATTAAGTAATTTTTAAAATAAAAAAATAGGCGCCAATTCTTTGTGTTATAAGGAATAAAGGGGTTTCTATTTTTTTTTTGTGCTTCAGAATAAAAAAAAAAAAAATAAATCGAAAAATTTCGCGTGATAATATTTAGGTACAGTACGAGAGAAAGGAGATGAAAATGTGAAGAAAAAGAAAGGGATTTGGTTAACTAGTTTTGCACTAATTTGTATTGGGATGTTTGTGTTTGCTTTGCAACTATCAGGGATTTCAACAAATCAAAAATTGAAAGCCTTAGAAAGCAACAGTAAAAACAGCTTAATTGAATTAGCTACTGATTCAGAAAATTTAGAAGTCGGCAGTGAATTTAACTTGAATGTTTTTGTTAGTCCAAATGTGACTAAAGCAATTGAGTTACCATTGCCTGCTGGCCTTACATTCAATCCAGAACAGATTGAGAGTCCAGATTATCAAATCAGCTATGACTCAGCTAGTAGCATAATTACCATTCAGCCGACTCTAATTGAAGCAAAATTAGCAGAAAGTGATTCAGCTATAGAACCTGAAGTAACCGATGAAACGGAACAATTAACAATTCCGATCGCGCTACAGGTGGAAAAAGCTGGAGAGTTTTTATTAGAAGCTAAAACAGTTTATCAAGAAGATCCATTATCTTCTAATCAATTGAGCTTTGACGTAGCAGAAACGTCCGAAAAACCAGTTGTAGAAACGAGTGCTGAACTAGAAAAACCAATTGCAGCAGCTTCTGAAGCAGATGTAGTTGAACCAGTTCTTCCAAAAATGAGTGCAAGAGCAGCAGGCACTGATGTCGGAACTTGGGCAGAGTTTATCGCAGCTATCGCAGATACTAGTGTTAGTGAGATTAACTTAACCAGTGATATTACTCGGACAGCAACTACTGCGGCGAATAATCCAGGAACATTAACCCGAAGCTTAACCATTCACGGAAATAATTTCACAATTAATTTTGGAAGTGGTGGAACAACAAGCAACGGAATTCTATTAGGAATTGCTCCGGTAGGGACGCAATTAACTTTAGATAATGTTCAGCTTGTTAAAACCCAGACGCCAACAACACCGATTTTTAATGCGGTTACTGGGGCAACAGGTTTAGGTACCAATTGGGTTATTAATGTTTCTAACACAACGACAACTGATGCCAATGCATCGGGGCTTGTTGGAGCAGTTAATGCAACGGTTAATCTACAAGGAACCAATAATTTAAGCTTAAACGCATCAGCATCACATTTTAACGTTCGAAATATTGTTTTTGAAGAAAATTCAATTTTTACAAGTCGCTCAAGAGCAACAAACTCATCAAGTGCCATTGGAATTACAAATGGAACAGTTTTAGTTAAGGAAAATGCGAAAGTAAAAATTGACAACGTTGGAACATCAGGTGATACTGCTGGAAATGCAGCACAGTCAATTTCAAGCTCAAGTGCGATTGCGGGTAGTATTTCAGACTTTACAATGGAACCCAATTCTGAAGTTTTAACGACAGCCAATGTTTATGGCTATCGTACAACAATCCAAAATAATTTCACTATGACTGGTGGAGCTAAATTTGAAGCCATCGGAAATACGTCTTCAACTGTTGTTTTAGCCCAAGATTTCGGTGATGGAGTCGGAGTTCCAGCTACGATTAATATTAGTGGAGCCGGAACCAGTTTTAAGGTATCGACAAATAGTACCCAAAGAGCCAATTATGGTGCAGCGATGCGTGTGCAAGGCGATGGAAGTATTTTTAATATTTCAGACGGTGCAGAATTTAGTGGTCATGCTAAAAACGGTTCAGCTTTACAAATTCAATCCCAAGGTTCGCAATTTAATGTTAAAAATAAAGCTAAATTGAATCTAACTCAAGATGGTGATAATGGTTATTCATTAGGAGCAACCTTACGTTTTAGAATTCGTGGCATTCAAACCTTCAATGTAACAGGAGAAGCTGAAGTTAACATCACAAAATTTAGCGGAAGAACTCCAGCTGTACGGATGTATGGAGACGACAACGTCATCAATGTAAATACTGGTGGACACGTTAATGTCCGCAACTATGGAGATGGTACGCGAAATGATGGTGGTGGAGATAACGGAAACCAAGGTTTACTTTATACTAACGGAAATCGTGCGGTCTTTAATTTAGAAGATGCTGGCAGTAGCGTAGATGTACGTGCTGATTTTGGTCCGGCTTTACGCTCAACAGGTAGCTCAGAAATTACTTCTG
This Carnobacterium maltaromaticum DSM 20342 DNA region includes the following protein-coding sequences:
- a CDS encoding pectate lyase-like adhesive domain-containing protein translates to MKKKKGIWLTSFALICIGMFVFALQLSGISTNQKLKALESNSKNSLIELATDSENLEVGSEFNLNVFVSPNVTKAIELPLPAGLTFNPEQIESPDYQISYDSASSIITIQPTLIEAKLAESDSAIEPEVTDETEQLTIPIALQVEKAGEFLLEAKTVYQEDPLSSNQLSFDVAETSEKPVVETSAELEKPIAAASEADVVEPVLPKMSARAAGTDVGTWAEFIAAIADTSVSEINLTSDITRTATTAANNPGTLTRSLTIHGNNFTINFGSGGTTSNGILLGIAPVGTQLTLDNVQLVKTQTPTTPIFNAVTGATGLGTNWVINVSNTTTTDANASGLVGAVNATVNLQGTNNLSLNASASHFNVRNIVFEENSIFTSRSRATNSSSAIGITNGTVLVKENAKVKIDNVGTSGDTAGNAAQSISSSSAIAGSISDFTMEPNSEVLTTANVYGYRTTIQNNFTMTGGAKFEAIGNTSSTVVLAQDFGDGVGVPATINISGAGTSFKVSTNSTQRANYGAAMRVQGDGSIFNISDGAEFSGHAKNGSALQIQSQGSQFNVKNKAKLNLTQDGDNGYSLGATLRFRIRGIQTFNVTGEAEVNITKFSGRTPAVRMYGDDNVINVNTGGHVNVRNYGDGTRNDGGGDNGNQGLLYTNGNRAVFNLEDAGSSVDVRADFGPALRSTGSSEITSGEGTIFKMRGNTSSQTGGIFNTAVTTITVDRPLFFDFRNDRPAGGYVFNVNNGSTFKSIQSDLSVWARGDNLDGDPVKNWSLFDYQLSGANFVRIDSTNVPAEFNTGADSYGTTGASAYARMSGNNARAVVDELRVPTNADKSIFGHVTIPVGGEDGRDAWTDEAYVVVKLTKADGSSQELTGSTVGKNNNSPGLSVYGEESRAGMFKIPVPNNVFLETGDKLEVVKAWRGSADPNSNRVHVSLPEDLIAPNRTTFKITPPTPAVITNSRVVDNATKQIMGTSDEPGSEVEISVNGVALNATAIVAADGTFTFNLPHYLEKGDVVQVKLRDHAGSASAAGVDNPPSTNNEVGNINPTTDLPFHDTIFLAAPSVTVADILPDTNTAVKSVVVDNDKNVTQVGSILTYTIDVANNKAAAISTNWAAVTIEDQLDEGLDPDLNSFTLNGTSIPASDIQFDEATRRLKVKVGNLTTQEDARLTFDARVNSAGIDRTILNKATAIGNSPREVEPFELGPENPTAEKQTYQAVSNEIPNPGGNVFGVLELVSAPTDISFGENLKVSAKNEIYPVADMSGGLTVQDSRAVKSSWTVTARMSAVLESPSGKTLPNAVYYTYKGTDNVLGTDSILVYQHTSTNEDPLTISDSWNTQEGLSLRTQVGKVYPENYQGQIEWALQDTPENE